The sequence below is a genomic window from Rhodococcus sp. 4CII.
GATCACCCCGACACGCCCCGGGCTCCCGGCGAGCGACATCAGCGGCGCGGGATCCGCGCCGAACCGATACGAGGACAGGAACAGGCGCACCGCGGTCAGATCGTGAACGCGAGGTTGTCGACGATCCTCCTGCCCGCGGCGGTGTCACCGCTCAATGCGATCTCGTCGCGATGGTCCGCCGCCGTCGTCCGTCCTCCCGCCAAGCGGGTGAACAGCCGGGAGTCGAGGGTCACGGTGGTCGTCGCGGCGGACGGCAGCTCGTCGACCACCGCGGCCCTGCCGTCGACGGCGATGTGGATGTTCCGCGCGAGCGGTCCCGTCAGCACGAGGGTGATCCGCGACCCGTCCGGGGCCTTGCCGCGCTTGCCCACGAGGAACGCGACGGCGCCGGCGATCTCCTCGAACGCCGTCTCGCCGCGCGGGCCCCCCTCGTCGCCGGGCAGCGCGAGCGCGTCCCGCAGGTCGAGTTCGTGCATCCAGCAGTCGAACAACCGGATGCGCATGAACCGGAGATACGGCGCCGGGCCGACCGGCGTGGTGGTCTCGGCCGCGAACATCTCTTCGGTCATCTCGCCGAGCTCCGACCGTCTGCGGGCGGTGATCGTCCGGAACCGCTCGAGCATCTCCGGTCCGGGGCACCTGCGCAGTCCCTCGACCCACTCCTCGTTGAACGCCCCGATCTCGTTGCGCACGTGGCCGAGGCTGCGGACGTCGATGCTGGTGTGGGGTGCGGAGATTCCGGCGAGGAGCGATTCGGTGCCGATGAGATGCGCGGTGACGTCGTGGACGGTCCATCCGGGCA
It includes:
- a CDS encoding maleylpyruvate isomerase family mycothiol-dependent enzyme gives rise to the protein MTALQKEPILDALFEEWNVLDEVLSSLSGDAWFTPTALPGWTVHDVTAHLIGTESLLAGISAPHTSIDVRSLGHVRNEIGAFNEEWVEGLRRCPGPEMLERFRTITARRRSELGEMTEEMFAAETTTPVGPAPYLRFMRIRLFDCWMHELDLRDALALPGDEGGPRGETAFEEIAGAVAFLVGKRGKAPDGSRITLVLTGPLARNIHIAVDGRAAVVDELPSAATTTVTLDSRLFTRLAGGRTTAADHRDEIALSGDTAAGRRIVDNLAFTI